From Thalassospiraceae bacterium LMO-JJ14:
GGCGGATCTGAAGATTGAGGACGAACGCGTCGAAGGCGGAGAGCCGGTCGGCGATATCCGCGTCAAGGCAGGGCCGCTGAAAGGCATCGATGTGCCCCCTGAACGCGCGCCGTCGATGATCGATGAATATCCCGTTCTCTCCGTATGTGCCGCATTTGCCGAAGGGACAACGCGGATGACCGGCCTGGCCGAACTTCGGGTCAAGGAGTCCGACCGCCTGGCGGCTATGGTCGAGGGCCTCTCGGCATGCGGAGTGACGGTGCGCGCCGGTGAAGACTGGATGGAAGTTGACGGTGCCAGCGTGCCGCCGAAAGGCGGCGCCATGATCGCTGTCGACCTGGATCACCGTATTGCCATGAGCTTTCTGGTCCTCGGATGTGCTTGTGAAGATGCGGTTGCCATTGACGATGCCCAGGCGATTGCGACAAGCTTCCCCGGGTTCGCAGGACTGATGAACGGTCTTGGCGCCGATATCGAGGAGTTTGAGGCATGATCATCGCCATCGACGGTCCGGCAGCTGCCGGCAAAGGCACGCTGGCCAGGCGCATCGCCGCCGCCTTCGACTTTGCCTATATGGATACGGGATCGCTTTACCGTGCCACGGCAAAAAAAGTGCTGGATCAGGCGATAAACCCGGAAGATGCCCAGGGCTGTACGGTGGTGGCGCTTAATCTGACGCCGGAAGATCTGGTGGTCGATGGCCTCAGAACAGAAGAAGTCGGCCAGGCGGCATCCGTTGTGTCCGTTATTCCGGATGTGCGCGCCGCCCTTTTGAGGTTCCAGCGCGATGTCGCGGCCAGTCCGCCGGGCGGGAAGGCCGGGGCCGTTTTGGATGGCCGGGACGTCGGAACCGTTGTCTGTCCGGACGCCGATGTGAAATTTTTCATCACGGCCTCGGCCGAGGTGCGCGCAGAGCGGCGCTTTAAAGAGTTGCGTGAAGCGGGCGATGACGCTATATACGCCCGCGTTTTGGAGGAAATGAGAGAACGCGACGAACGCGATACCAACCGCGCCGTGGCACCTCT
This genomic window contains:
- the cmk gene encoding (d)CMP kinase, translated to MIIAIDGPAAAGKGTLARRIAAAFDFAYMDTGSLYRATAKKVLDQAINPEDAQGCTVVALNLTPEDLVVDGLRTEEVGQAASVVSVIPDVRAALLRFQRDVAASPPGGKAGAVLDGRDVGTVVCPDADVKFFITASAEVRAERRFKELREAGDDAIYARVLEEMRERDERDTNRAVAPLKPAEDATVIDTSGLDADQVFEQARRIVAAKQA